The Mesorhizobium opportunistum WSM2075 DNA window GCGCTGAATTCCCAGATCCTCGCCGAACTCGTCGTGGCGGTGAACGCTTTCGGCGCCGATCCTGGTATCGGCGCCATGGTCGTTACCGGTTCCGACAAGGCCTTTGCCGCCGGTGCCGACATCAAGGAGATGCAAGCCATCTCCTATGTGGACGCCTACAGCCAGGACTTCTTCGTCGGCTGGGAAGAGTTCACGCGTGGCAGAAAACCTGTCATCGCGGCGGTGGCCGGCTATGCCCTGGGGGGCGGGTGCGAACTGGCGATGATGTGCGATTTCATCATCGCCGCCGATACGGCCAAATTCGGCCAGCCCGAAATCACGCTTGGCGTCATTCCCGGCATGGGCGGGTCGCAACGACTGACCCGGTTCGTCGGCAAATCGAAGGCCATGGACATGTGCCTGACCGGACGAATGATGGACGCGGCGGAAGCCGAGCGCTCCGGCCTGGTGTCGCGGGTGGTGCCTGCAGGCGAGCTTGTCGAGGAGGCCGTCAAGGCGGCGGCCAAGATCGCCGATTTCTCCCTGCCGTCGGTGATGATGGCGAAGGAGGCCGTCAACCGCGCCTACGAGACGACGCTGGCGGAGGGATTGCGGTTCGAACGCCGCCTGTTCCACTCGCTTTTCGCGCTCGATGACCAGAAGGAAGGCATGGCGGCCTTCGCCGAAAAGCGGAAGCCGAATTTCACCAACCGA harbors:
- a CDS encoding enoyl-CoA hydratase — translated: MAYETIITETRGKVGLITLNRPKALNALNSQILAELVVAVNAFGADPGIGAMVVTGSDKAFAAGADIKEMQAISYVDAYSQDFFVGWEEFTRGRKPVIAAVAGYALGGGCELAMMCDFIIAADTAKFGQPEITLGVIPGMGGSQRLTRFVGKSKAMDMCLTGRMMDAAEAERSGLVSRVVPAGELVEEAVKAAAKIADFSLPSVMMAKEAVNRAYETTLAEGLRFERRLFHSLFALDDQKEGMAAFAEKRKPNFTNR